Proteins from a genomic interval of Neodiprion lecontei isolate iyNeoLeco1 chromosome 2, iyNeoLeco1.1, whole genome shotgun sequence:
- the LOC107226604 gene encoding pinin, with the protein MRKLETRESWGAEKLEAQLEAARDNLRGLDRSIQKILGRDPPDGENPLQPTARIAQKRPVQEDHRRRQVADFAVLPNNLTVFKRRWVAPPGEPKTVFSRLSARIPSNADDSADEDDNTAKPAVSSRVIATPREIPSRQEVIRRERVDERSRQRNKRMFGALLGTLQKFRQEETKLKAKEDKKAEVEARVEEAGRREKEELRRERQQLFQSRKRQQAEVRSLEAKLVRSRQFQEWRASQLPLTSFIRTRTQPSIYYLPKRKHSRTDSLLALSAKELNDEIERREKILMEELEQIEFQAGLGKQLSNESNIVSTVQEEPPTPMEEGEENRDPNHEVEQIEKEEVQSSGSPTCESKELIPLPIDSAPVEVAEVQETQEMQEMLEDANNG; encoded by the exons ATGAGGAAATTGGAAACCAGAGAGTCGTGGGGCGCCGAGAAGCTGGAAGCGCAACTAGAAGCAGCGCGCGATAACCTCCGAGGTCTCGATCGAAGTATTCAAAAGATTCTCGGCCGGGATCCTCCCGATGGCGAAAATCCTCTCCAACCAACGGCAAG GATTGCCCAGAAACGACCGGTACAAGAAGATCATCGCAGACGACAGGTGGCTGACTTTGCAGTCCTGCCAAATAATTTAACCGTCTTTAAAAGACGATGGGTCGCTCCTCCTGGAGAACCGAAGACAGTTTTTAGTCGGCTTAGTGCTCGCATCCCGTCAAATGCAGATGACAGTGCCGACGAAGATGACAACACTGCCAAG CCAGCTGTCTCCTCAAGAGTGATAGCAACACCTAGAGAAATACCTTCGCGCCAAGAGGTTATTAGGCGAGAAAGAGTGGATGAACGAAGTCGTCAGCGCAACAAACGAATGTTTGGAGCTCTCCTCGGTACTTTACAAAAGTTTCGTCAAGAAGAAACTAAACTTAAAGCTAAG GAGGATAAAAAAGCAGAGGTCGAAGCTCGTGTAGAGGAGGCTGGCAGACGGGAAAAGGAGGAGCTGAGGCGAGAAAGACAACAGTTATTTCAGTCTCGGAAACGTCAACAGGCAGAAGTTCGCAGTTTGGAAGCTAAACTGGTGCGCAGCCGACAGTTTCAGGAATGGCGCGCGTCTCAATTACCGCTTACATCATTTATTCGCACGCGTACTCAACCATCTATCTATTATTTACCAAAACGAAAACATTCGCGCACAGATTCGCTTTTAGCTCTCTCCGCAAAGGAGCTCAATG ATGAGATAGAAAGGAGGGAAAAAATCCTGATGGAAGAGCTAGAGCAAATAGAATTTCAAGCAGGATTAGGAAAACAACTTTCCAATGAATCAAACATAGTTTCGACCGTGCAAGAAGAACCTCCAACACCTATGGAAGAAGGCGAAGAGAATCGAGATCCAAATCATGAAGTCGAACAGATCGAAAAGGAAGAGGTACAGTCTTCAGGTTCTCCCACGTGCGAATCAAAGGAACTAATTCCGCTCCCAATAGATTCAGCTCCAGTAGAGGTAGCAGAGGTGCAAGAAACGCAGGAAATGCAAGAAATGCTAGAGGATGCCAATAACGGCTAG